The following are from one region of the Lineus longissimus chromosome 19, tnLinLong1.2, whole genome shotgun sequence genome:
- the LOC135503180 gene encoding uncharacterized protein LOC135503180 isoform X2, producing the protein MILLAILSSVVITVTAAAKTGYIPQARGVWPLDAISKAKDSSNYKSNGRPFDIRFGDGPTGFKETATTFLGNIRSFVEITSVKKSPKDLGSLDVGTGHLTFVTYVYFDHVINGTIMVWDGTNRDNNGVRMYVEDNDLHLSVFTRHATYGQIEKSYTYMRIVPQTWLLLGFAYNNKTGVIRTWVNDWQRWEKVGTTMEMETGGNLFLGGFPIKEGKLKHLPLSGRMSCAMLFAESLNATVVAQQLSICLKTYLSGKKEKGKEALANWPLDKNHLTTDSSPFGVHGIPWGMMEAEGPSSRSDGALFFKGEFTSNITIPNKFNLLSTEKDVTVLGYMNVAQKTDGIVMGWYGGKNASDSFRIEITKGVLRVRITDKNGKFRFFPPLDCTDAPKPAQGTPKPILCKQLEVIPKAWQFIGATYKNDLGTLTMWLNAASLSFNVGKNSIRTTGNFFLGGQPKNGVVLPAVKFRLSCVSVFGVFVERQKADHHVEACLRSWNLHEEYTNSIAFWPLDLQHGPNDRGVYHLNGNVNDLSLIDGPTGRPESSYKFSGTTKSYIEVDNDDNILDFQRGVTVLAFIYQDIPRDGVIFEWAGDSQLSNGVQLRILRGAVDVNLVSRGKSGQRVDSFTGHRIKTRQWNYVGFSYSHKKGQIKLWLNDWEPVIKSPGKHLLETRGNVYIGGRPDERYSQGFLGRISCVMVFEDALDVPDVHHAEATCTGRLMFYYNPVAIWPLSITHTNQDVGGYGNTGKAMNVGYAEGPNKKAECSMSFKGHADSGLVIPKKNVLDTMYGTSFVAWIFMERDGAKDEAVFSWDGKEGASRGITIGINKQGALFADIYRQRYVIAKPLKQHEWYLIGFSYNYYTGIFYLWAWDPEGQLNGAETFLGRVIIETRGMIHIGTKPPKGPYVSFKGRISCVMLFNKPAHIQKLVAAGKECEVNLLTTSKGHRIVPGKGVNPAPTHHLGSIVAPTVILILLGCIVVFALIFYKKRQSSLDMFRTRLWNSTSGDEMYHSLADESRGMPQYTEGYTSV; encoded by the exons ATGATTCTACTGGCCATTCTGTCAAGTGTTGTCATCACAGTCACGGCTGCTGCTAAAACTG GTTATATACCACAAGCAAGGGGCGTGTGGCCCTTAGATGCCATTTCAAAAGCTAAAGACTCAAGCAACTACAAAAGCAACGGAAGACCGTTCGATATCAGATTCGGTGACGGGCCTACTGGATTTAAAGAAACTGCAACAACATTCCTCGGTAATATCCGATCGTTCGTCGAAATTACGTCAGTAAAGAAATCCCCTAAAGACTTGGGGTCACTGGATGTCGGCACCGGACATTTGACCTTTGTCACTTACGTCTATTTTGATCACGTGATCAATGGCACTATCATGGTGTGGGATGGCACCAATCGTGACAACAATGGCGTCCGAATGTACGTCGAAGACAATGACCTTCACCTTTCAGTTTTTACTCGCCACGCCACCTATGGGCAGATAGAGAAATCGTATACGTATATGCGGATCGTTCCACAGACCTGGCTCCTTTTAGGATTTGCGTACAATAACAAAACTGGCGTCATAAGGACTTGGGTGAATGATTGGCAGAGGTGGGAGAAAGTAGGGACGACAATGGAGATGGAGACTGGAGGGAACCTCTTCTTGGGAGGCTTCCCCATCAAGGAGGGCAAGCTAAAGCACTTGCCTCTGTCTGGACGGATGAGCTGCGCCATGTTGTTTGCAGAGAGCCTCAATGCTACAGTGGTTGCTCAGCAATTGTCTATATGCCTCAAAACGTACCTCTCGGGCAAAAAAGAGA AGGGCAAAGAGGCGTTAGCCAACTGGCCATTGGACAAGAATCACCTTACCACAGATAGCAGCCCATTCGGGGTCCACGGCATCCCCTGGGGGATGATGGAAGCTGAGGGTCCAAGTTCCCGAAGCGATGGTGCCCTCTTCTTCAAAGGAGAATTCACATCAAACATCACCATCCCCAATAAATTCAATTTGCTGAGTACAGAAAAGGATGTTACGGTCCTCGGATACATGAATGTAGCGCAGAAGACAGACGGCATCGTCATGGGTTGGTATGGAGGTAAAAACGCCTCTGACAGTTTCAGAATCGAGATCACCAAAGGCGTACTGCGGGTCAGAATCACAGATAAAAATGGCAAATTCCGTTTCTTCCCACCACTTGACTGCACAGACGCCCCAAAACCTGCACAGGGAACTCCAAAGCCAATCTTGTGCAAGCAGTTAGAAGTGATTCCAAAGGCTTGGCAGTTCATTGGAGCTACTTATAAGAATGACTTGGGCACTCTTACCATGTGGCTCAACGCTGCATCTCTTTCCTTCAACGTTGGAAAGAACTCGATTCGAACAACTGGAAATTTCTTCCTCGGGGGCCAGCCGAAGAATGGAGTGGTTCTGCCGGCAGTAAAGTTCAGGTTGTCCTGCGTAAGTGTTTTTGGTGTGTTCGTGGAGCGACAGAAAGCTGATCACCATGTAGAGGCCTGTCTCAGGAGCTGGAACTTACATGAAG AGTACACGAATTCGATTGCCTTTTGGCCGCTGGACCTACAACATGGGCCAAACGACCGGGGCGTGTACCACCTTAATGGTAATGTCAACGACCTGTCCCTGATAGATGGCCCCACAGGTCGACCAGAGTCATCATACAAGTTTTCAGGGACAACGAAATCATACATCGAAGTTGACAACGATGACAACATCTTAGATTTCCAAAGAGGTGTCACCGTCCTCGCTTTCATTTACCAAGATATACCGCGTGATGGCGTGATTTTTGAATGGGCTGGCGATAGTCAACTATCCAATGGGGTTCAGTTGAGAATTCTGCGCGGGGCTGTTGATGTTAACCTTGTCTCCAGGGGCAAAAGTGGGCAAAGAGTTGACAGTTTTACTGGCCACAGGATAAAAACACGTCAGTGGAATTACGTAGGTTTTAGTTATTCACATAAGAAGGGGCAAATTAAACTTTGGTTGAATGATTGGGAGCCAGTTATCAAGTCTCCTGGTAAACACCTTCTGGAAACGCGTGGGAATGTTTATATTGGTGGCAGACCAGATGAGAGGTACTCCCAGGGATTCCTTGGTCGAATTAGCTGCGTCATGGTGTTCGAGGATGCGCTTGACGTCCCGGATGTTCATCACGCCGAGGCGACGTGCACTGGACGATTAATGTTCTATTACA ACCCAGTAGCCATATGGCCCTTGTCTATCACCCACACAAATCAGGACGTGGGCGGCTATGGCAATACAGGGAAGGCCATGAACGTGGGGTATGCAGAGGGCCCCAACAAGAAGGCTGAGTGCTCAATGAGCTTCAAGGGACATGCGGACTCGG GGCTCGTGATCCCCAAGAAGAACGTGCTTGATACTATGTACGGTACATCCTTTGTTGCTTGGATCTTCATGGAACGAGACGGAGCAAAGGACGAGGCCGTATTTTCTTGGGACGGCAAAGAAGGAGCAAGCAGAGGTATTACCATCGGTATCAACAAACAGGGAGCACTCTTCGCGGACATCTACCGCCAGCGTTACGTCATAGCGAAGCCGTTAAAACAACACGAGTGGTATTTGATTGGATTTTCGTACAACTACTACACGGGGATATTCTATCTCTGGGCGTGGGATCCCGAGGGTCAACTCAATGGGGCCGAGACCTTCCTGGGCCGGGTCATCATCGAAACCAGGGGAATGATCCACATAGGGACCAAACCTCCGAAGGGACCGTACGTGTCCTTCAAGGGAAGGATAAGCTGCGTGATGCTGTTTAACAAGCCTGCTCACATTCAGAAGTTGGTAGCGGCGGGGAAGGAGTGCGAAGTGAACCTTCTCACCACCAGTAAAG GGCACCGCATCGTACCAGGGAAGGGGGTTAACCCTGCACCAACTCACCATCTGGGGAGCATCGTGGCCCCGACTGTCATCCTAATTCTCCTCGGCTGCATCGTCGTGTTTGCTCTGATATTCTATAAGAAAAGGCAGAGTAGTTTAG
- the LOC135503180 gene encoding uncharacterized protein LOC135503180 isoform X1 codes for MILLAILSSVVITVTAAAKTGYIPQARGVWPLDAISKAKDSSNYKSNGRPFDIRFGDGPTGFKETATTFLGNIRSFVEITSVKKSPKDLGSLDVGTGHLTFVTYVYFDHVINGTIMVWDGTNRDNNGVRMYVEDNDLHLSVFTRHATYGQIEKSYTYMRIVPQTWLLLGFAYNNKTGVIRTWVNDWQRWEKVGTTMEMETGGNLFLGGFPIKEGKLKHLPLSGRMSCAMLFAESLNATVVAQQLSICLKTYLSGKKEKGKEALANWPLDKNHLTTDSSPFGVHGIPWGMMEAEGPSSRSDGALFFKGEFTSNITIPNKFNLLSTEKDVTVLGYMNVAQKTDGIVMGWYGGKNASDSFRIEITKGVLRVRITDKNGKFRFFPPLDCTDAPKPAQGTPKPILCKQLEVIPKAWQFIGATYKNDLGTLTMWLNAASLSFNVGKNSIRTTGNFFLGGQPKNGVVLPAVKFRLSCVSVFGVFVERQKADHHVEACLRSWNLHEEYTNSIAFWPLDLQHGPNDRGVYHLNGNVNDLSLIDGPTGRPESSYKFSGTTKSYIEVDNDDNILDFQRGVTVLAFIYQDIPRDGVIFEWAGDSQLSNGVQLRILRGAVDVNLVSRGKSGQRVDSFTGHRIKTRQWNYVGFSYSHKKGQIKLWLNDWEPVIKSPGKHLLETRGNVYIGGRPDERYSQGFLGRISCVMVFEDALDVPDVHHAEATCTGRLMFYYNPVAIWPLSITHTNQDVGGYGNTGKAMNVGYAEGPNKKAECSMSFKGHADSGLVIPKKNVLDTMYGTSFVAWIFMERDGAKDEAVFSWDGKEGASRGITIGINKQGALFADIYRQRYVIAKPLKQHEWYLIGFSYNYYTGIFYLWAWDPEGQLNGAETFLGRVIIETRGMIHIGTKPPKGPYVSFKGRISCVMLFNKPAHIQKLVAAGKECEVNLLTTSKGHRIVPGKGVNPAPTHHLGSIVAPTVILILLGCIVVFALIFYKKRQSSLVIRGQLYHPSTTSPAQQRKQLISRFVRRSPKIRRIPQKHANVQRRTRV; via the exons ATGATTCTACTGGCCATTCTGTCAAGTGTTGTCATCACAGTCACGGCTGCTGCTAAAACTG GTTATATACCACAAGCAAGGGGCGTGTGGCCCTTAGATGCCATTTCAAAAGCTAAAGACTCAAGCAACTACAAAAGCAACGGAAGACCGTTCGATATCAGATTCGGTGACGGGCCTACTGGATTTAAAGAAACTGCAACAACATTCCTCGGTAATATCCGATCGTTCGTCGAAATTACGTCAGTAAAGAAATCCCCTAAAGACTTGGGGTCACTGGATGTCGGCACCGGACATTTGACCTTTGTCACTTACGTCTATTTTGATCACGTGATCAATGGCACTATCATGGTGTGGGATGGCACCAATCGTGACAACAATGGCGTCCGAATGTACGTCGAAGACAATGACCTTCACCTTTCAGTTTTTACTCGCCACGCCACCTATGGGCAGATAGAGAAATCGTATACGTATATGCGGATCGTTCCACAGACCTGGCTCCTTTTAGGATTTGCGTACAATAACAAAACTGGCGTCATAAGGACTTGGGTGAATGATTGGCAGAGGTGGGAGAAAGTAGGGACGACAATGGAGATGGAGACTGGAGGGAACCTCTTCTTGGGAGGCTTCCCCATCAAGGAGGGCAAGCTAAAGCACTTGCCTCTGTCTGGACGGATGAGCTGCGCCATGTTGTTTGCAGAGAGCCTCAATGCTACAGTGGTTGCTCAGCAATTGTCTATATGCCTCAAAACGTACCTCTCGGGCAAAAAAGAGA AGGGCAAAGAGGCGTTAGCCAACTGGCCATTGGACAAGAATCACCTTACCACAGATAGCAGCCCATTCGGGGTCCACGGCATCCCCTGGGGGATGATGGAAGCTGAGGGTCCAAGTTCCCGAAGCGATGGTGCCCTCTTCTTCAAAGGAGAATTCACATCAAACATCACCATCCCCAATAAATTCAATTTGCTGAGTACAGAAAAGGATGTTACGGTCCTCGGATACATGAATGTAGCGCAGAAGACAGACGGCATCGTCATGGGTTGGTATGGAGGTAAAAACGCCTCTGACAGTTTCAGAATCGAGATCACCAAAGGCGTACTGCGGGTCAGAATCACAGATAAAAATGGCAAATTCCGTTTCTTCCCACCACTTGACTGCACAGACGCCCCAAAACCTGCACAGGGAACTCCAAAGCCAATCTTGTGCAAGCAGTTAGAAGTGATTCCAAAGGCTTGGCAGTTCATTGGAGCTACTTATAAGAATGACTTGGGCACTCTTACCATGTGGCTCAACGCTGCATCTCTTTCCTTCAACGTTGGAAAGAACTCGATTCGAACAACTGGAAATTTCTTCCTCGGGGGCCAGCCGAAGAATGGAGTGGTTCTGCCGGCAGTAAAGTTCAGGTTGTCCTGCGTAAGTGTTTTTGGTGTGTTCGTGGAGCGACAGAAAGCTGATCACCATGTAGAGGCCTGTCTCAGGAGCTGGAACTTACATGAAG AGTACACGAATTCGATTGCCTTTTGGCCGCTGGACCTACAACATGGGCCAAACGACCGGGGCGTGTACCACCTTAATGGTAATGTCAACGACCTGTCCCTGATAGATGGCCCCACAGGTCGACCAGAGTCATCATACAAGTTTTCAGGGACAACGAAATCATACATCGAAGTTGACAACGATGACAACATCTTAGATTTCCAAAGAGGTGTCACCGTCCTCGCTTTCATTTACCAAGATATACCGCGTGATGGCGTGATTTTTGAATGGGCTGGCGATAGTCAACTATCCAATGGGGTTCAGTTGAGAATTCTGCGCGGGGCTGTTGATGTTAACCTTGTCTCCAGGGGCAAAAGTGGGCAAAGAGTTGACAGTTTTACTGGCCACAGGATAAAAACACGTCAGTGGAATTACGTAGGTTTTAGTTATTCACATAAGAAGGGGCAAATTAAACTTTGGTTGAATGATTGGGAGCCAGTTATCAAGTCTCCTGGTAAACACCTTCTGGAAACGCGTGGGAATGTTTATATTGGTGGCAGACCAGATGAGAGGTACTCCCAGGGATTCCTTGGTCGAATTAGCTGCGTCATGGTGTTCGAGGATGCGCTTGACGTCCCGGATGTTCATCACGCCGAGGCGACGTGCACTGGACGATTAATGTTCTATTACA ACCCAGTAGCCATATGGCCCTTGTCTATCACCCACACAAATCAGGACGTGGGCGGCTATGGCAATACAGGGAAGGCCATGAACGTGGGGTATGCAGAGGGCCCCAACAAGAAGGCTGAGTGCTCAATGAGCTTCAAGGGACATGCGGACTCGG GGCTCGTGATCCCCAAGAAGAACGTGCTTGATACTATGTACGGTACATCCTTTGTTGCTTGGATCTTCATGGAACGAGACGGAGCAAAGGACGAGGCCGTATTTTCTTGGGACGGCAAAGAAGGAGCAAGCAGAGGTATTACCATCGGTATCAACAAACAGGGAGCACTCTTCGCGGACATCTACCGCCAGCGTTACGTCATAGCGAAGCCGTTAAAACAACACGAGTGGTATTTGATTGGATTTTCGTACAACTACTACACGGGGATATTCTATCTCTGGGCGTGGGATCCCGAGGGTCAACTCAATGGGGCCGAGACCTTCCTGGGCCGGGTCATCATCGAAACCAGGGGAATGATCCACATAGGGACCAAACCTCCGAAGGGACCGTACGTGTCCTTCAAGGGAAGGATAAGCTGCGTGATGCTGTTTAACAAGCCTGCTCACATTCAGAAGTTGGTAGCGGCGGGGAAGGAGTGCGAAGTGAACCTTCTCACCACCAGTAAAG GGCACCGCATCGTACCAGGGAAGGGGGTTAACCCTGCACCAACTCACCATCTGGGGAGCATCGTGGCCCCGACTGTCATCCTAATTCTCCTCGGCTGCATCGTCGTGTTTGCTCTGATATTCTATAAGAAAAGGCAGAGTAGTTTAG TTATCCGCGGTCAGCTTTACCATCCGTCCACAACGAGCCCTGCCCAGCAACGGAAACAGTTGATCAGTCGTTTCGTTCGACGCAGTCCGAAAATTCGACGAATCCCCCAAAAGCATGCGAATGTGCAGCGGCGGACTCGGGTCTGA